CGCAGCAGCGAGGTTAATGGCGGTGGTGGTCTTACCCACACCACCCTTCTGATTTGCAATACAGATGATCTTTGACATAACCTGTTGTTCGATCTGAGGAAATATGGAATTGAGCTGGTCAGGTGCGAGATCGGCACCGTACCATAAAGCAGCTGACCCTGCAAAGAACTTTTTATCTCTTCGGCACGGCATCCCAGCAGAGACCGCAGCGGCCAATAAACGAACTGTCCGGCAACGCCTCCAGGTTACAGGGCAGACCATGCCGCCCGGCAAACTGCAACCCGGCACAATGCAACATAAGCCGTTCAGACACCAGGCCACCATAGGTAGCATCCCCCACAATCGGAAGGCCGGCTGCTGAAAGGTGAACCCGGATCTGGTGGGTTCGTCCGGTTCGCGGAAAGGCCTCAACCAGTGCCAGGCCTTCTGCAGCAGCAAGCAGCCGGAAATCAGTCAGGGCTGCCCTGCCTTCAGACATGATTCCCCACCGTGCACTGCCCAGTTTGCCGATCGGGCCATCGCAGGACCAGCGCTCTTCAACAGGTTTACCCGTAACCAGCGCCAGATAACGTTTCTGAATCCCCCCCTGCTTAAACAGCTCAGAAAGCCAGGCCGCTGCCTGACGATGCTTGGGAAACAGCATCAGCCCCGATGTCCCCCGGTCAAGCCGGTGCACCACCCGCACCGGTTCTTTAATTCCCTGGCGCACAAACTCCTCGGCAACCCAGTATTCCAGCGTTCCTTTCAGCTGATACGGAGTACGCTGGCTGGCAATACCGGAAGGCTTGTTGATTGCCAGCAGTTCCTTATCCTGATAGACAATTGCCTCAGGTGGCAGCAGCAGTTCCAGGAATCTGCCCTGTTCCATAAAACCAACTGTCAGCTGGTCTTCGGCCTTCATGCCTCTGGAAGCCACCCGCACCATGGCCTGATTAACCGCACAGCCACCCCGGTCAATGATCCGCCGAGCCTCACCTTTGCTGATTCCCGCCAGTTGCGCCAAGGTTTCATCAAGACGCTGACCGGCCATCTCTTTTGCTACACTGAATTGCTTGATCATAGTTCTCTCTACCATGAAGCTTGCTTAAATCGCAAATAAACCTGTTGGCAGCGGCCCGCTGAGTTTGCTACCCTGCCACCCATGCCATCAACCAAAGCCCCACATCCCGTCCTGCGCGGCCCGGTTCCACTCAGTCACCTGCTGCTGCAGCGCTTTATCCAATCCGGCAGCCGGGTCATTGATGCCACCTGCGGCAACGGCAAGGACACCCTGCTACTGGCTGAACTGGTTGGGGAAACCGGCCATGTATGGGCCTTTGACATCCAGCAGGAAGCCCTTGACCGCACTGCCCAACGCCTGGCAGAACAGAACCTGCAGCAACGGGTATCCCTGCTGCATGCCGGCCATGAGCGCCTGCTGGAACTGGTGAAGCCACCACTGCATGGGGTTGTCTTTAATCTGGGCTGGCTCCCCGGCGCAGCTCGGGAGATTGCAACCGGCACTGCCACCACCCTGACCGCCCTGGAGGCATCGCTACAACTATTGGCACCGGCAGGCCTGGTGCTGGTTACCTGCTATCCAGGCCATGCAGGCGGAGATCAGGAAGCGGCAGCAGTACAGAAATGGGCAATGTCCCTTTCTTCACGCAGCTATTTTGTCTGGCGGATGGGACAACTGAATGTGACTCCTGACGCACCATTCTGCCTGCTGATTCAAGATGGAAGATCCTCCGATGTCCGCTG
Above is a window of Trichlorobacter lovleyi SZ DNA encoding:
- a CDS encoding RluA family pseudouridine synthase, whose protein sequence is MIKQFSVAKEMAGQRLDETLAQLAGISKGEARRIIDRGGCAVNQAMVRVASRGMKAEDQLTVGFMEQGRFLELLLPPEAIVYQDKELLAINKPSGIASQRTPYQLKGTLEYWVAEEFVRQGIKEPVRVVHRLDRGTSGLMLFPKHRQAAAWLSELFKQGGIQKRYLALVTGKPVEERWSCDGPIGKLGSARWGIMSEGRAALTDFRLLAAAEGLALVEAFPRTGRTHQIRVHLSAAGLPIVGDATYGGLVSERLMLHCAGLQFAGRHGLPCNLEALPDSSFIGRCGLCWDAVPKR
- a CDS encoding class I SAM-dependent methyltransferase, which encodes MPSTKAPHPVLRGPVPLSHLLLQRFIQSGSRVIDATCGNGKDTLLLAELVGETGHVWAFDIQQEALDRTAQRLAEQNLQQRVSLLHAGHERLLELVKPPLHGVVFNLGWLPGAAREIATGTATTLTALEASLQLLAPAGLVLVTCYPGHAGGDQEAAAVQKWAMSLSSRSYFVWRMGQLNVTPDAPFCLLIQDGRSSDVR